The sequence below is a genomic window from Proteus vulgaris.
AAGTTTGCCTTGTAACATAGTGCGTAGCATTGTTGTGTTTCCTATATTCTAATAATGAATTACACAAGATTAACTTGCTGGTTATCGATAAGACGCGTATTACCCAGCCATGCCGCCATTAAAACAACCGCTCGACGGCTTTCTTCATTTAATGGTGTGAGTGTATCTGCATCACAAATAAAGCACTCATCGGCACGAAAACCTTGTTGCTCTAAGGTGTTTTTTGCAGTTTGCAGTAACTGATTAACATCATAATCACCCGACTTTAATTGTTCTGCGATTTCTTGCATCGCTTGATAAAGTGCAGGGGCTTGTTGTTTTTCGCTATCAGATAATAGGCGATTGCGTGAACTGAGCGCTAAACCATTTTTGTCACGTACGATAGCAACAGGAACGATGCTGATATCCATACATAAATCGCTTACCATCTTTTTGATAATTTGCAGCTGTTGGAAATCTTTTTCTCCAAACATCGCAACATCAGGTTGTACTAGATTAAAAAGCTTACTAACAACCGTTGTAACACCACGGAAATGACCAGGACGGTTTGCACCTTCTAATACGGTAGACAATACAGGCACATCAACGGTGGTTTGATTTTCCATACCGTGTGGATACATCTCTTTCGCTGACGGTGCAAAGATAATATCGACATGCTTATCTCGCAGTAATTCGCAATCTTCTTGCAACGTGCGCGGGTAGTTTGCTAAATCCGCTTCTCTATCAAATTGAAGTGGATTCACAAATATAGAAGCTATCACGACATCCGCGTGAATACGGGCTTCTTCAATTAATTTTAGGTGACCTTCATGAAGATTACCCATTGTTGGAACCAATGCAATGCGTTTACCTTCTTGCTTTAATCGCTTGATTTCTCTGCGTAAGATAAGCGTAGTTTCAATAATTAGCATGGCGTGACTCCTTTAAACGATATTGATAATTAAGATAATAAATTAGTTAAATGAATGTTTTTCTTCGGGAAACAGGCCTTGTTCAACTTGTTGAACATAAAGGCTGACCGCACCTTTTAATGAACCTGCTTCTTGTAAAAAATCTTTTGAGAACTTAGGTGCTTGAGGAGTTAAGCCCAATAAGTCATGCATCACAAGAATTTGCCCATCAGTGACATTACCCGCGCCAATACCAATAACGGGCATTGTTAATGCGTCTGTAATTGTTTTCGCTAGAGTAACCGGAACACATTCCAATACCGCCAATTGAGCACCTGCATTTTCAAGAGCGATAGCATCTTGTTTTAATTGTTCGGCTTCATCGTGCTCTCTGCCTTGGACTTTATAACCCCCGAAAACATTAACTGACTGGGGCGTTAATCCTAAATGGATGCAGACAGGAACTGCACGCTCAGCCAGCATTTTCACGGTAGGAATTAACCAACTTCCACCTTCAATCTTCACCATATTAGCACCCGCTTGCATCAAAATGCCGGCATTAAGGCAAGCTTGTTCAGGTGTTGAGTAAGACATAAAGGGCATATCAGCAATTAAGAAGGCATTAGGTGCGCCAGCTCTTACACAGCGGGTGTGATAGGCAATTTGTTCAACAGTAACGGGTAGCGTGCTGTTATGACCTTGTAGTGTCATTCCTAACGAATCACCAATCAGCATGGCTTGAATACCTTCTTGTTCAAAAAGGCGAGCAAAACTTGAATCATAAGCGGTGATGGTGGCGAATTTTTTCTTTTCTTGCTTATAGCGATTTAGCGTTGAAAGCGTAGTGGGTTTCATTGTAACAAACTCCATCATTGTCGTTTTTTTGTGTGTAGATAAAATTAATTACTTCACATAATTGTTTGTTTATTAAAGAAAATATTGGATTATCAAAATAAAGCCGCTTTCGATTGTAGCATTTAAGGACTAAAAACGAAGAAAAAGTAACTAAATGAGTAATAAAAAATAACAAATGATAATTTTTATTTATATTCATCAATTGGTTATATGTAAAAAATAAATATAAAAGAGTTTAGAGATTGAGGCAGTGAGGTGCGTTTGAAAAATTGAGGGAAAGCCAAAGAGAAGAGATAGGCTGATACTGTTTATGTTTTTTGCAGTATCAACCTTTAGCATTAAGAGCGTATTAGTGTGAAGTTACCACTTTTCCATGCCATTTTCAGGCACTAACGCCAGTCTATCTGCTAATAACTCACCATCAGGAAAGCGAAGGTCAGGTGCTAATTCAGCTAATGGATAAAGCATAAATTCACGTACTTTAAGTCCGTAATGAGGTACGGTTAATCGCTCGGTTTGGATCACGTCATCACCAAATAACATAATATCAAGATCAAGCGTTCTTGGTCCCCAACGATTACCTTCTTTTCTAACACGACCTTGCGCTAATTCAATAGCTTGAGTGTTATCAAGTAACGCTTCTGGCGCTAATGTTGTATCAACCGCAACAGCGACATTAAGGTAATCAGGCTGATCTTGTGGCCCCATTGGACGGGTACGATACCAAGATGATTGTGCAATCAATGTTGTTTGTGGGATCTCACTGATTGCCTTAATCGCTGAATTCACCTGATCGTCAGGTGAATTCAAATTACTTCCCAGAATGATATAAACACGTTTCTTCTGTTTATTCATTGGTGCTCTCTTGTCTAGATGCCGGTTTTGCACTTGGATGACGAGGGCGTTTACGTGGACGCGGACGTCTGCGAACGGGTGCTTGACCTAATTCAGATACCATTGAGCGCTGTTGCGTATTGTTAGACGCTTGGAAATCAGCCCACCAACTTGCTAACGCTTCAAGCTCTGGATTGTGTTGTACATTGGCACGTAATTCCAGTAAATCGAACGCTGCACGGAATTTAGGGTGCTCAAGTAATTTATTCGCACGACGACCTTGGCGTTTAGGTAAACGTTGCTGTAATTGCCAGATATCACGCATTGTTGTGGTAATACGTTTTGGTATCGCAATAGTACGGCATTGCTCATCTAAAATATCGTTCATCGCCATAGAGAAAGAGTCATAGTAAGAAAGACCACTTTCTTGGACTAACTTTTCAGCATGTTCAATTAATGGATACCACAACATTGCCGCAAATAAGAACGCCGGATTGACTCGCATCTCTTTATTAATGCGATAGTCTGTATTTTTGAGAACTTGATCTAACATTCTCTCCATCGGCGTATCATGTTGCTCCGTCATTTTAGAAGCAATCAGCGGAAACAGTGGCTCAAGTAATTGATGGCGGCACATTAACTTGTAAGTTTTGTAGCCTTGCCCTGTTTGTAATAATTTTAGTGACTCTTCAAAAAGGCGAGCCGATGGAATATTACGTAATAAAGGGGCGAGTCTGCCAATTGGCTCTGCGGTTTCAGGCGCAATTTGCATATCCAATTTGCTGGCAAAGCGAATGGCTCTAAGCATTCTGACGGGATCTTCGCGATAGCGCGTTTCAGGATCGCCAATTAAGCGAATAATACCCGCTTTTAGATCCGCTAAACCGCCAACGTAATCACGTACAGCAAAATCATCAACACCGTAATAAAGGCTGTTTAATGTAAAGTCACGACGAATGGCATCTTCTTCAATTGAGCCAAAAATATTGTCGCGCAGTAACATGCCGCTTTGTGCTTGCTGAGATTGGTTATTGTCTGAAACCTCATGATCTTCATGAGAGCCGCGGAAAGTCGCAACCTCGATCACTTCAGGGCCAAACATAATATGAGCAAGACGGAAACGACGACCGACTAAACGGCTGTTGCGGAATAATCGACGTACATCTTCAGGTGTTGCATTAGTGGCAATATCAAAATCTTTTGGTTTTTTTCCCAGTAATAAGTCACGGACACCACCACCCACTAAATAAGCCTGAAAGCCTGAGTTGTTGAGGCGATAAAGCACTTTTAATGCATTATCACTGATGTCTTTACGTGAAATTGGGTGTTGATCTCTTGGGATCACAGTCATTGGCAAATCACTCCCGTTCGCCTTTTCTTTATTACTCTTTTTTTTACGGGGACGGTCTGCGGATATAGCAGGACGCC
It includes:
- the panC gene encoding pantoate--beta-alanine ligase encodes the protein MLIIETTLILRREIKRLKQEGKRIALVPTMGNLHEGHLKLIEEARIHADVVIASIFVNPLQFDREADLANYPRTLQEDCELLRDKHVDIIFAPSAKEMYPHGMENQTTVDVPVLSTVLEGANRPGHFRGVTTVVSKLFNLVQPDVAMFGEKDFQQLQIIKKMVSDLCMDISIVPVAIVRDKNGLALSSRNRLLSDSEKQQAPALYQAMQEIAEQLKSGDYDVNQLLQTAKNTLEQQGFRADECFICDADTLTPLNEESRRAVVLMAAWLGNTRLIDNQQVNLV
- the panB gene encoding 3-methyl-2-oxobutanoate hydroxymethyltransferase encodes the protein MKPTTLSTLNRYKQEKKKFATITAYDSSFARLFEQEGIQAMLIGDSLGMTLQGHNSTLPVTVEQIAYHTRCVRAGAPNAFLIADMPFMSYSTPEQACLNAGILMQAGANMVKIEGGSWLIPTVKMLAERAVPVCIHLGLTPQSVNVFGGYKVQGREHDEAEQLKQDAIALENAGAQLAVLECVPVTLAKTITDALTMPVIGIGAGNVTDGQILVMHDLLGLTPQAPKFSKDFLQEAGSLKGAVSLYVQQVEQGLFPEEKHSFN
- the folK gene encoding 2-amino-4-hydroxy-6-hydroxymethyldihydropteridine diphosphokinase, coding for MNKQKKRVYIILGSNLNSPDDQVNSAIKAISEIPQTTLIAQSSWYRTRPMGPQDQPDYLNVAVAVDTTLAPEALLDNTQAIELAQGRVRKEGNRWGPRTLDLDIMLFGDDVIQTERLTVPHYGLKVREFMLYPLAELAPDLRFPDGELLADRLALVPENGMEKW
- the pcnB gene encoding polynucleotide adenylyltransferase PcnB, producing the protein MFNRVAHFCRNLLGRQTTSSDTQPVASERPVTASDRPIQETQKPVRRRPAISADRPRKKKSNKEKANGSDLPMTVIPRDQHPISRKDISDNALKVLYRLNNSGFQAYLVGGGVRDLLLGKKPKDFDIATNATPEDVRRLFRNSRLVGRRFRLAHIMFGPEVIEVATFRGSHEDHEVSDNNQSQQAQSGMLLRDNIFGSIEEDAIRRDFTLNSLYYGVDDFAVRDYVGGLADLKAGIIRLIGDPETRYREDPVRMLRAIRFASKLDMQIAPETAEPIGRLAPLLRNIPSARLFEESLKLLQTGQGYKTYKLMCRHQLLEPLFPLIASKMTEQHDTPMERMLDQVLKNTDYRINKEMRVNPAFLFAAMLWYPLIEHAEKLVQESGLSYYDSFSMAMNDILDEQCRTIAIPKRITTTMRDIWQLQQRLPKRQGRRANKLLEHPKFRAAFDLLELRANVQHNPELEALASWWADFQASNNTQQRSMVSELGQAPVRRRPRPRKRPRHPSAKPASRQESTNE